The Epinephelus lanceolatus isolate andai-2023 chromosome 14, ASM4190304v1, whole genome shotgun sequence genome has a window encoding:
- the med4 gene encoding mediator of RNA polymerase II transcription subunit 4, producing MAVMAEKSTKERLLSVLDDLEVLSRELIEMLALSRGQKLPQPGEDTQILELLVQRDREFQELMEVAQQQGKVHQEMQLLEKEVEKRDSDIQQLQKQLKEAEHILATAVYQAKEKLKSIDKARKGSISSEEIIKYAHRISASNAVCAPLNWVPGDPRRPYPTDLEMRSGMLGHMANLPTNGVNGHLPGDALAAGRLPDVLTPHYPWQSSDVSVGMLPPHHGNDFGLEPPGHNKENEDDVEAMSTDSSSSSSDSD from the exons ggAGCTGATCGAGATGTTGGCTCTGTCCAGGGGTCAGAAACTACCGCAGCCGGGAGAggacacacag atcctggagctgctggtgcagagggacagggagtttcaggagctgatggaggtgGCTCAGCAGCAGGGGAAGGTGCACCAGGAGATGCAGCTGCTGGAGAAGGAGGTGGAGAAGAGAGACAGTGACATCCAGCAGCTGCAGAAACAGCTGAAGGAGGCTGAACACATCCTG GCCACGGCAGTTTACCAGGCGAAGGAGAAACTCAAATCCATTGACAAAGCAAGGAAAG GAAGCATCTCGTCAGAGGAAATCATCAAGTACGCTCACAGAATCAGTGCCAGCAACGCCGTGTGTGCGCCGCTCAACTGGGTACCAG GTGATCCACGCAGACCCTACCCCACTGACCTGGAAATGCGCAGCGGGATGCTGGGTCACATGGCCAACCTGCCAACCAATGGTGTGAACGGACATCTGCCAGGTGACGCTTTGGCTGCTGGGAGGCTCCCAG ACGTCTTGACACCTCACTACCCCTGGCAGTCCTCAGACGTCTCAGTGGGGATGCTGCCTCCTCACCATGGCAACGACTTCGGCTTGGAGCCTCCAGGTCACAACAAGGAGAACGAGGACGACGTGGAGGCCATGTCGACAGATtcgtccagcagcagcagcgactcTGACTGA